One window from the genome of Bacillus tianshenii encodes:
- a CDS encoding copper amine oxidase N-terminal domain-containing protein, which produces MKRIVLLLLSCLSLLLVPTMSSAALKINPPIYVFVDGKEPNFVNQPYVKNGTTMVEFRPIFEMLGLTIDWNAKQGKITGKNSNKIIQLFLNQRNAYINNNKQILTNAPVLKNGKTMIPLRFVAEATGKKVFWDEKTQMIIINDGKFAKADFSFSLDDLNEQFLKDAENGFLGPFHASLTANSLGQVVNTYGFPEYRHNGSYASEDIPGLKYGHYWIFFLGEKGNTYLLQPKITEIAVSLPNKTTNAHITNRIGSPHEIDEGLYTNLRYYTGPYTLTVLSANSNLDGNAWWLKIN; this is translated from the coding sequence TTGAAAAGAATTGTACTCTTATTGCTGAGTTGTTTGTCCCTCCTTCTTGTGCCTACCATGTCTTCTGCAGCGCTTAAGATAAATCCACCGATCTATGTTTTTGTTGATGGAAAAGAGCCAAACTTTGTTAATCAACCTTATGTGAAAAACGGCACAACTATGGTTGAATTTCGTCCGATTTTTGAAATGTTAGGTTTAACAATTGATTGGAATGCCAAACAAGGAAAAATTACAGGCAAGAACAGCAATAAAATTATTCAGTTATTTCTTAATCAACGAAATGCCTACATTAATAACAATAAACAAATCCTTACTAATGCTCCGGTGCTCAAGAATGGCAAAACAATGATACCACTTCGTTTTGTAGCCGAAGCAACAGGTAAAAAGGTCTTCTGGGATGAAAAGACACAGATGATTATTATTAATGATGGTAAGTTTGCAAAAGCTGATTTTTCTTTTTCATTAGATGATTTAAATGAGCAGTTTCTTAAAGATGCCGAAAATGGATTCCTAGGACCCTTTCATGCCTCACTTACAGCTAATTCATTAGGACAAGTCGTTAACACGTATGGCTTTCCAGAATATCGTCATAACGGCTCTTACGCCTCAGAAGACATACCTGGACTGAAATACGGGCATTATTGGATTTTCTTCCTCGGTGAGAAAGGAAATACGTATCTCCTTCAGCCGAAAATTACCGAAATTGCTGTGAGCTTACCGAATAAAACAACAAATGCCCATATTACGAATCGCATCGGAAGTCCACATGAAATCGACGAAGGACTCTACACAAATCTACGCTACTATACTGGACCATATACTCTGACCGTTCTTTCAGCAAACAGCAACCTTGATGGGAATGCGTGGTGGCTGAAGATTAATTAA
- a CDS encoding YwbE family protein: MATDGRYRKNIQPGLEVDIVLKKDQRTGKTTRGTVKDLLTNSQYHPHGIKVRLHDGQVGRVDTIIE, encoded by the coding sequence ATGGCAACGGATGGACGTTATCGAAAAAACATTCAACCAGGATTAGAGGTTGACATTGTATTGAAGAAAGACCAAAGAACAGGAAAAACAACTCGAGGTACAGTCAAGGACTTGCTAACAAATTCTCAATATCACCCACACGGTATTAAAGTTCGCCTACATGACGGACAAGTCGGTAGAGTGGATACAATTATTGAGTGA
- a CDS encoding YugN-like family protein, with the protein MIPVNSKVEGKVIGLFELEQTLKPIGYDIGGNWDYDHGYFDYKIDDEVGYQFLRVPFEAVDGQLDSKGCTVRLQKPFLLSHKYQRGLDDNVHVFNFKASFDQFSEPEDPDAEFPKELVQVGESLVKELEQVLHV; encoded by the coding sequence ATGATACCAGTAAATTCAAAGGTCGAAGGAAAGGTCATCGGATTGTTTGAGTTAGAACAAACACTGAAGCCGATTGGATATGATATTGGTGGAAACTGGGATTATGATCATGGTTATTTCGACTATAAAATTGATGATGAAGTAGGCTATCAGTTTCTACGGGTGCCGTTTGAAGCCGTTGACGGACAGCTTGATTCGAAGGGATGTACTGTACGTCTTCAGAAGCCGTTTCTACTGTCACATAAATACCAGCGTGGATTAGATGATAATGTGCACGTTTTTAACTTCAAAGCTTCATTTGACCAGTTCTCAGAACCTGAAGACCCAGATGCAGAATTTCCAAAGGAGCTTGTTCAAGTAGGAGAGTCATTAGTAAAAGAGTTGGAACAAGTGTTACATGTTTAA
- a CDS encoding DUF2584 domain-containing protein yields the protein MGMPLELITNIITNGEAKRIQDNTFELIKDGYRLYPLDVVLEVRKTEDGDVNAQAMIRKITWEDNKTILIYDLTSLHSPN from the coding sequence ATGGGAATGCCGCTTGAATTAATTACGAATATCATTACGAATGGAGAAGCAAAACGAATTCAAGACAATACCTTTGAACTTATAAAGGATGGATATCGTCTCTATCCATTGGATGTAGTACTTGAAGTGCGGAAGACTGAGGACGGCGATGTAAATGCACAAGCGATGATTCGTAAAATTACGTGGGAAGATAACAAAACGATTTTAATTTATGATTTAACAAGCTTACATTCACCTAATTAA
- a CDS encoding transporter: protein MQSVMKRIYEVIMIVLVMLTILTLWTNQSYNTTINLIVWAAFFLDFLVRFIRSENKWEFLKQNPFLVIAIIPLDQFFQVARVVRIIYLFRIKTITKYYFQPLVDKLTYKSKTMLFLSIFVFLATEALIIWQIEESIGAYHTSLLFIIRQLMFFGHNSGVAPTTATLWLLTITSIIGVILHGLAIQWLFSKLEFLLSKLKGKKGTGSNP, encoded by the coding sequence ATGCAAAGTGTGATGAAACGAATTTATGAAGTGATAATGATTGTACTTGTTATGCTTACAATCCTTACTCTTTGGACAAATCAATCATATAACACAACAATTAATTTAATTGTTTGGGCTGCTTTTTTTCTTGATTTTTTAGTGCGATTTATACGTTCGGAGAATAAGTGGGAGTTTCTGAAGCAGAATCCTTTTCTTGTGATTGCGATTATTCCGCTTGATCAGTTTTTTCAAGTAGCAAGAGTTGTACGGATCATTTACTTATTTCGAATCAAAACGATTACAAAGTATTATTTCCAGCCTCTCGTTGACAAACTAACCTACAAATCGAAAACCATGCTCTTCCTTTCAATTTTTGTATTTTTAGCAACTGAAGCTCTTATAATCTGGCAAATAGAAGAAAGCATTGGTGCATATCATACTTCATTACTTTTTATAATAAGGCAACTGATGTTTTTTGGTCATAACTCCGGGGTTGCTCCAACTACAGCTACATTATGGCTTCTTACTATTACCTCCATCATTGGCGTTATTCTGCATGGTTTAGCTATTCAATGGTTATTTAGTAAATTAGAATTCCTGCTCTCTAAGTTAAAAGGGAAGAAAGGAACTGGCTCAAATCCCTAA
- a CDS encoding YtxH domain-containing protein: protein MQAQTKVKTEKQQQNSKLVKGMVAGAIAGAAITMLDSSTRTQVKTKTRGATSSVKRITGKVKENPSGTKDQVMERVQGASEVLKEVINDLQNIYEKASGDIVEKVNDVQEDSQEAFSSTKEAGKDLKQVGGKLKEAKEELVNGADQSLESEINEQRRVTPPEL, encoded by the coding sequence ATGCAAGCACAAACGAAAGTGAAAACTGAAAAGCAACAACAGAACAGTAAGCTAGTGAAGGGTATGGTTGCAGGCGCAATTGCCGGTGCAGCGATTACAATGTTAGATTCTTCGACCCGCACACAAGTAAAAACAAAGACTAGAGGAGCGACTAGCTCTGTCAAACGAATAACAGGCAAAGTAAAAGAAAATCCTTCTGGCACTAAAGACCAAGTGATGGAACGTGTCCAAGGAGCTTCAGAAGTTCTGAAGGAAGTGATTAATGACCTTCAAAACATTTACGAGAAAGCAAGCGGAGATATCGTTGAAAAAGTAAATGACGTACAAGAAGATTCACAAGAAGCTTTCTCTTCTACAAAAGAAGCAGGAAAAGACTTAAAACAAGTTGGCGGAAAGCTTAAAGAGGCAAAGGAAGAATTAGTGAATGGGGCGGACCAATCACTTGAAAGTGAAATTAATGAACAAAGACGTGTGACACCTCCAGAATTGTAA
- a CDS encoding glucose-6-phosphate isomerase: MTTHIRFDYSNVSDFIEGHELTYLRDIVKVSHHAIHEKIGPGNDFLGWVDLPRDYDKEEFSRIQKSAEKIKNDSDVLLVIGIGGSYLGARAAMEMLNHSFYNALSKEQRKTPQVIFVGNNISSTYLQDIFDVIENKDVSINVISKSGTTTEPAIAFRIFRKHLEEKYGVEEARKRIYATTDKEKGALKTLAEEEGYESFIIPDDVGGRYSVLTAVGLLPIAASGIDIEAMMKGAADAREQLSASELEQNPAYQYAVIRNALYNKGKSIEMLVNYEPALQYFGEWWKQLFGESEGKDGKGIFPASANFSTDLHSLGQYVQEGRRDLFETVLMVEKPRKEVTIDEDKQDLDGLNYLAGKTVDYVNKKAYEGTMLAHTDGGVPNLVIHLPQLDAYTFGYLVYFFEKACAMSGYLLGVNPFDQPGVEAYKKNMFALLGKPGYEADKAALELRLKK, translated from the coding sequence ATGACAACACATATCCGTTTTGATTACTCAAATGTTTCAGATTTCATCGAAGGACACGAGCTTACATATTTGCGTGATATTGTGAAGGTATCTCATCATGCGATTCATGAGAAAATAGGTCCAGGCAATGATTTTCTTGGTTGGGTAGACTTGCCGCGTGATTATGATAAAGAAGAATTCTCTCGTATTCAAAAATCTGCAGAGAAGATAAAAAATGATTCTGACGTGTTGCTTGTTATTGGGATTGGTGGTTCATACCTTGGTGCGCGTGCAGCAATGGAAATGTTAAATCACTCGTTTTATAACGCGTTAAGCAAGGAACAACGTAAAACACCGCAAGTAATCTTTGTTGGAAACAATATTAGTTCCACATACTTGCAGGATATTTTTGATGTAATTGAAAATAAAGACGTTTCGATTAATGTAATTTCAAAATCTGGTACAACGACAGAGCCGGCAATTGCTTTCCGTATCTTCCGAAAGCATCTAGAGGAGAAATACGGCGTAGAAGAAGCTCGCAAACGAATCTACGCTACAACAGATAAAGAAAAAGGTGCACTTAAAACTCTAGCCGAAGAAGAAGGCTATGAGTCATTCATCATTCCGGATGATGTTGGTGGTCGTTACTCTGTTCTAACGGCAGTAGGTCTACTTCCGATTGCGGCAAGTGGTATTGATATTGAAGCGATGATGAAAGGCGCAGCCGATGCACGTGAACAACTGAGTGCGTCTGAACTTGAGCAAAACCCTGCATATCAATACGCTGTTATTCGAAATGCTTTATATAATAAAGGAAAGTCTATTGAAATGCTTGTCAATTATGAACCGGCCCTACAATATTTCGGCGAGTGGTGGAAGCAGTTATTTGGAGAAAGTGAAGGAAAGGATGGAAAAGGAATTTTCCCTGCTTCTGCAAACTTCTCCACAGACCTACATTCTCTCGGTCAATACGTCCAAGAAGGTCGCCGTGACTTATTTGAAACAGTATTAATGGTTGAAAAGCCGCGCAAAGAAGTCACAATTGATGAAGATAAACAAGACTTAGATGGCTTGAATTATCTTGCAGGAAAAACAGTTGATTACGTCAATAAGAAAGCATATGAAGGAACAATGCTTGCCCACACAGATGGCGGCGTGCCTAACCTTGTCATCCACTTACCGCAGCTTGATGCCTATACATTTGGCTACCTTGTCTATTTCTTCGAAAAAGCATGCGCAATGAGCGGTTACTTGTTAGGCGTTAACCCATTCGACCAGCCTGGTGTTGAAGCCTATAAGAAAAACATGTTTGCCCTCTTAGGAAAGCCTGGCTATGAAGCAGACAAAGCCGCATTAGAACTGCGCCTTAAAAAATAA
- a CDS encoding potassium channel family protein, with amino-acid sequence MRNSRTIGSLLRASNILRLFFIMCGLIVIFGIIIHFLEPNIFPTIFDGIWWVVITASTVGYGDYVPTSTAGRIIGILLILSGGAFVTFYITALSASTINFLNAYNEGAATFRGEKHVVFVGWNQRVKSTIEQILNLERNTHVVLIDQTLQQNPYSLPKVHFVKGDPTDDATLQQANIQRAETILITADQNKNEKDADMSSILTLITAKGLNPQIHSIIEILTAQQVANAKRAGADELIETNTFSSFVMMNSFLSHGMSDTIFTMLNHIKGSKLKFVAAPEDCIGAIFGECSQAFLKEQKLLLGVKRNDESIVNPPLDFQIAKGDYLLVIEN; translated from the coding sequence ATGAGAAACAGTCGAACAATCGGCTCGTTGTTACGTGCTTCAAATATTTTACGTTTATTTTTTATCATGTGTGGGTTAATCGTAATTTTCGGCATTATTATTCATTTTCTTGAGCCGAATATTTTCCCAACGATCTTTGATGGAATTTGGTGGGTTGTAATTACCGCTTCCACTGTCGGGTATGGCGATTATGTACCAACCAGTACTGCTGGTCGAATTATCGGTATTCTATTGATCTTGTCTGGCGGTGCTTTTGTGACGTTTTACATTACAGCCTTGTCTGCGTCAACGATTAATTTTTTGAATGCTTACAATGAAGGGGCAGCCACTTTTCGCGGAGAGAAGCATGTTGTTTTTGTCGGTTGGAATCAACGGGTTAAAAGCACGATTGAACAAATTCTTAACTTAGAGCGTAACACTCATGTTGTTCTAATTGACCAAACCCTACAGCAAAATCCATACTCCTTACCGAAAGTTCATTTCGTAAAAGGCGATCCAACAGATGATGCTACCTTACAACAAGCAAACATTCAAAGGGCTGAAACAATCTTAATTACAGCTGATCAAAATAAAAATGAAAAAGATGCAGATATGAGCTCTATTCTTACGCTAATTACTGCAAAAGGATTAAACCCACAAATCCATAGTATCATTGAAATTTTAACTGCTCAACAAGTCGCAAACGCCAAAAGAGCTGGTGCTGATGAACTAATTGAAACGAATACTTTTTCAAGCTTCGTCATGATGAATAGCTTCTTATCACACGGAATGTCAGATACCATCTTTACAATGTTGAATCATATTAAGGGAAGTAAGCTGAAATTTGTTGCAGCACCTGAAGATTGTATAGGAGCGATATTTGGAGAATGTAGTCAAGCTTTTCTCAAGGAGCAAAAATTATTGCTTGGAGTAAAAAGAAACGACGAATCCATTGTGAATCCGCCGCTTGACTTTCAAATTGCTAAAGGAGATTATCTATTAGTTATCGAAAATTAA
- a CDS encoding sodium-dependent transporter gives MKQTEQWSSKLSFILASAGSAIGLGAIWKFPYVAGNSGGGAFFFIFLLFTFLLGLPLLLAEFVIGRSTQKDAIESYKAIAPNSLWQSIGYLGMITCFILLSFYSVIGGWILIYLFKALTGQLSGLDEGQYAEIFQATISDPVISVVVQFIFMFITMFVVARGIKRGIERASQIMMPILFLIFIVLIIRSVSLEGAMEGIQFLLLPDFTKLTGETILFALGQSFFTLSVGVSVMVTYSSYLSKAENLPRSAISIVGMNIFIVLLAGLAIFPAVFSFGLEPNAGPVLLFNVLPVVFNQMAFGIVFFIAFLLLFLFAALTSAFSMLEIIVAVISKGDKEKRQKWSWIIGGAIFVVGIPSALSFGVWSDITLFNKTIFDLADYLVSNILMPLGALMIAIFVPLKIKKSALLEELQHGGGLAVGLFQLWYVLIRFVAPIAIFLVFLHVVGIWNMIFG, from the coding sequence TTGAAACAGACAGAACAATGGTCATCAAAGCTTAGCTTTATACTGGCTTCTGCAGGGTCTGCAATTGGACTAGGAGCAATTTGGAAATTTCCGTATGTTGCTGGAAACAGCGGAGGTGGAGCTTTCTTCTTTATCTTTTTACTGTTCACTTTTTTATTAGGCTTACCGCTATTATTAGCTGAGTTTGTTATCGGCAGAAGTACACAAAAAGATGCGATTGAATCTTATAAGGCAATTGCGCCAAATTCATTATGGCAATCGATCGGTTATTTAGGAATGATTACTTGTTTTATTTTGCTTTCTTTCTATAGCGTTATCGGCGGTTGGATACTTATTTACCTTTTCAAAGCACTTACTGGGCAATTAAGCGGGCTAGATGAGGGACAATACGCAGAAATTTTCCAAGCAACGATTTCAGATCCTGTAATCAGTGTCGTTGTACAATTTATCTTTATGTTTATTACAATGTTTGTTGTCGCCCGAGGTATTAAAAGAGGAATTGAGCGTGCTAGTCAAATTATGATGCCTATTCTATTCCTTATTTTTATTGTATTAATTATCCGTTCTGTCTCACTTGAAGGAGCAATGGAAGGAATTCAATTTCTTCTCCTTCCTGACTTTACGAAATTAACTGGAGAAACGATCTTGTTTGCTTTAGGGCAATCATTTTTCACATTAAGTGTTGGGGTATCTGTGATGGTAACGTACAGCTCCTACCTTTCAAAGGCTGAAAACTTACCACGTTCTGCAATATCAATCGTTGGGATGAATATCTTTATTGTTTTGCTTGCCGGTTTAGCTATTTTCCCAGCCGTCTTTTCATTCGGGTTAGAACCGAATGCTGGACCAGTTTTATTATTTAATGTACTTCCAGTTGTCTTTAATCAAATGGCATTTGGAATTGTCTTCTTTATTGCTTTTCTCTTGCTATTCTTATTTGCAGCATTAACGTCAGCATTCTCAATGCTTGAAATTATCGTTGCTGTTATTTCAAAAGGAGACAAAGAAAAGAGACAAAAATGGTCATGGATCATCGGGGGAGCGATTTTTGTCGTAGGTATCCCTTCCGCATTATCTTTCGGAGTGTGGAGTGATATCACCCTATTTAACAAAACAATTTTCGATTTAGCGGACTATTTAGTAAGTAACATCCTTATGCCGCTCGGAGCATTAATGATTGCCATTTTCGTTCCACTAAAAATAAAAAAATCAGCATTGCTTGAAGAGCTGCAACATGGTGGTGGGCTTGCTGTTGGATTATTCCAACTCTGGTATGTACTCATTCGCTTTGTAGCGCCAATTGCAATTTTTCTTGTCTTCCTTCATGTCGTTGGAATATGGAATATGATCTTTGGATAG
- a CDS encoding alpha-glucosidase, with protein sequence MEKKKWWKEAIGYQIYPRSFQDSNGDGIGDLQGIIQRLDYVKDLGIDVIWICPVYQSPNDDNGYDISDYQDIMADFGTMSDFDQLLHEVHRRGMKLIIDLVLNHTSDEHPWFIESRSSKENSKRDWYIWRDGKSGKEPNNWESIFGGSAWEYDEETQQYYLHLFSRKQPDLNWENEEVRHALYDTVNWWLDKGVDGFRIDAISHIKKRPHLPDMPNPKKKKYVSSFAMHMNQPGIHEFLQELKDRTYGNYDVMTVGEANGVSIEEADLWVGEAKGKMDMIFQFEHLGLWDAETKPELDIVKFKKVLTKWQNGLEEDGWNALFIENHDKPRVVSTWGNDDEYWKESATSMGAMYFLMQGTPFIYQGQEIGMTNVQFPSIEDYDDIAAKNLYAEKKEEGISHDEIMAFIWASSRDNSRTPMQWSNKPNAGFTEGKPWLKVNPNYKVINVEKQLNEKDSILHFYKQMIQLKKDNPVFTYGKYKLLNPKNKHTFVYERTIDEDRALVICNLSTKRVRFKADDFFLKFEQLLLNNYPVRKHKAIKSFTLKPYETRVYRIT encoded by the coding sequence GTGGAGAAGAAAAAATGGTGGAAAGAAGCAATTGGTTATCAAATCTATCCGCGTAGCTTCCAAGATTCAAATGGGGATGGCATTGGTGACCTGCAAGGAATTATTCAACGATTAGATTACGTGAAAGATTTAGGGATTGATGTCATTTGGATATGTCCAGTATATCAGTCACCGAATGACGATAATGGCTATGATATATCTGACTACCAAGATATCATGGCTGATTTTGGTACAATGAGCGACTTTGATCAACTTCTTCACGAGGTGCATAGGCGGGGAATGAAGTTAATCATCGACCTTGTGCTGAACCATACAAGTGATGAACACCCTTGGTTTATTGAATCACGTTCCTCTAAAGAAAATAGTAAACGAGATTGGTACATATGGAGAGACGGAAAATCAGGGAAGGAACCAAATAATTGGGAGAGTATTTTTGGCGGATCTGCATGGGAGTATGATGAAGAGACCCAACAATATTATTTACACTTATTTTCAAGGAAGCAGCCTGATTTAAACTGGGAAAATGAAGAAGTACGACATGCACTCTACGATACGGTAAACTGGTGGCTTGATAAAGGAGTAGATGGATTTCGAATTGATGCGATTAGTCATATCAAAAAACGTCCTCATTTACCAGATATGCCAAACCCAAAGAAGAAAAAGTATGTTTCCTCATTTGCGATGCATATGAATCAACCTGGCATTCACGAATTTCTTCAAGAATTAAAAGACCGTACCTATGGTAATTATGATGTGATGACCGTTGGAGAGGCGAATGGCGTCAGTATTGAAGAGGCTGACCTTTGGGTTGGTGAAGCAAAAGGTAAGATGGATATGATTTTTCAATTTGAACATTTAGGGCTTTGGGACGCTGAAACAAAGCCAGAATTAGATATCGTAAAATTTAAGAAAGTATTAACGAAATGGCAAAATGGCTTAGAAGAGGATGGGTGGAATGCGCTGTTTATTGAAAATCATGATAAACCACGGGTCGTTTCAACATGGGGAAACGACGATGAGTACTGGAAAGAAAGCGCGACTTCCATGGGGGCGATGTATTTCTTAATGCAAGGCACGCCATTTATTTATCAGGGGCAAGAGATTGGGATGACGAATGTCCAATTTCCTTCTATTGAGGATTACGATGATATTGCAGCCAAAAACTTATACGCTGAGAAAAAAGAAGAAGGCATATCACATGATGAAATAATGGCATTCATTTGGGCATCGTCCCGTGATAATAGCCGGACACCGATGCAATGGTCAAACAAGCCCAATGCCGGCTTTACAGAAGGCAAACCTTGGTTGAAAGTTAACCCAAACTATAAAGTCATTAATGTTGAGAAACAGTTAAATGAAAAAGACTCCATTCTTCATTTTTATAAACAAATGATTCAATTAAAAAAAGATAATCCTGTGTTTACTTATGGGAAGTATAAACTGCTGAACCCAAAAAATAAACATACCTTTGTCTATGAAAGAACCATTGATGAAGATAGAGCCTTGGTGATATGTAATTTATCAACAAAAAGAGTACGGTTTAAAGCAGATGATTTCTTTCTGAAATTTGAACAGTTATTATTAAACAACTATCCGGTTAGAAAGCACAAAGCAATAAAAAGCTTTACATTAAAGCCGTATGAAACAAGAGTGTATCGAATAACCTAG
- a CDS encoding thiamine-binding protein, with the protein MTAGIQVLPNGKDMDTDGLIPKVVEVVKNSGLKYEVGPMETVVEGNVKEILNLVEEAQQVGVDSGAKEVITNVKLHYKPEGVTINNKLKDV; encoded by the coding sequence ATGACTGCAGGCATTCAAGTATTGCCGAATGGAAAAGATATGGATACGGATGGTCTTATTCCAAAGGTAGTCGAAGTTGTTAAAAACTCAGGGTTAAAATATGAAGTAGGCCCAATGGAAACAGTTGTGGAAGGAAATGTGAAAGAAATTTTGAACCTTGTTGAAGAAGCACAACAAGTAGGCGTCGATTCAGGCGCAAAAGAGGTTATTACAAATGTGAAGCTTCACTATAAGCCAGAAGGTGTCACAATTAACAATAAATTAAAGGATGTATAA
- a CDS encoding DUF2254 domain-containing protein, giving the protein MMFKKLLPLEIQKYLAMSKRQRQYELSLTLWYMPLVYIGVALLLVALTLYLDLRLEISNYVGSFFHAKAQPTRLLVSALIGGILTLSAFTLNSVLVVLTTFSGQFSPRMLLNFISDRITQHILGIFHGSFVYVLVVFLFITSKPEEYFVAVPSMTVLLAFLSAVTFIFFINHATSWMQVHNITYNMKNESKSIIKQSLKDELERYRVVKPGNMLEDYRNHEKLALSPQSGYVQWFNFRKMLEEARKDDIVIQLYNKVGDYTLKNNRLFSYWGPGAEQIDVAKYCSLIEIGYKETEIQDIKMGMNKLTEIAIKSLGNDDPKTTITTIHQMADLLLAVEGDITFTPYLADKNNQTRIVMASEDFNYYLYRGFGYIRHYAGDNYLIITEIILALSMIAQSINSDKLETIWEFSRNTIDHIPTEFIYDLDRDYLLEKLYHLALFTDHEEDYYTVERRLLKIEEQI; this is encoded by the coding sequence ATGATGTTCAAAAAACTACTACCTCTTGAAATCCAGAAATATCTAGCTATGTCAAAGCGACAAAGACAATATGAGCTTTCTTTAACCTTGTGGTATATGCCTCTTGTTTATATCGGAGTAGCGTTACTACTTGTAGCTTTAACACTTTATTTAGACTTAAGATTAGAGATTTCTAATTATGTAGGTTCATTCTTTCACGCAAAAGCACAGCCTACTCGTTTGTTAGTAAGTGCGCTAATCGGGGGTATTTTAACACTTAGCGCATTTACTTTGAACTCTGTACTCGTTGTTTTAACAACGTTTAGCGGTCAATTTTCTCCCCGAATGTTACTAAACTTTATCTCAGACAGAATTACTCAACATATTCTTGGTATTTTCCACGGAAGCTTTGTCTATGTATTAGTTGTCTTTCTTTTTATTACAAGCAAACCAGAGGAATACTTTGTTGCAGTGCCAAGTATGACTGTTTTACTTGCTTTCCTTTCAGCTGTAACGTTTATCTTCTTCATTAACCATGCAACAAGCTGGATGCAAGTTCATAACATTACGTACAACATGAAGAATGAATCAAAAAGTATTATTAAACAGTCATTGAAAGATGAACTTGAACGATATCGAGTTGTTAAACCAGGAAACATGTTAGAAGATTATCGAAACCATGAAAAATTAGCGCTTTCCCCTCAGTCAGGTTATGTTCAATGGTTCAACTTTCGAAAAATGCTAGAAGAAGCACGAAAAGATGATATTGTTATTCAGTTATATAATAAAGTTGGCGATTATACGTTGAAAAATAACCGGCTTTTTTCTTATTGGGGACCCGGCGCAGAACAAATTGATGTAGCTAAATACTGCAGTTTAATTGAAATCGGCTACAAAGAGACAGAAATTCAAGATATTAAGATGGGGATGAATAAGCTTACAGAGATCGCAATCAAATCACTCGGCAATGACGACCCAAAAACAACAATTACAACTATTCATCAAATGGCTGACCTACTTTTAGCTGTCGAAGGTGACATCACCTTTACCCCATACTTAGCAGACAAAAACAATCAAACTCGTATCGTCATGGCCTCAGAAGATTTTAATTATTATTTATATCGAGGGTTTGGTTATATTCGTCATTATGCAGGTGATAATTATCTAATCATTACAGAAATTATCCTAGCACTCAGCATGATTGCTCAATCAATCAACAGCGACAAACTTGAAACGATATGGGAATTCAGCAGAAATACAATCGACCACATTCCAACTGAATTTATATACGACCTAGATCGTGACTATTTATTAGAGAAGCTGTACCATTTAGCTTTATTCACAGACCACGAAGAAGACTATTATACTGTAGAAAGACGTTTACTAAAAATCGAAGAGCAAATATAA